One window of the Streptomyces asoensis genome contains the following:
- a CDS encoding ribonucleoside-diphosphate reductase subunit alpha, giving the protein MTIAPADPVSVTELETDGPGTALLRTLTELTADLPDADPGRVAAAALRGRSARADEAELRELATEGAAGLISEDPAYSKLAARLLTISIAAEAASQGVTSFTGSVAVGHREGLIADRTAEFVRLHAVRLDALIDERADDRFGYFGLRTLHSRYLLRHPITRKVVETPQHFLLRVASGLAEDDTPRSVDEVAALYGLMSRLDYLPSSPTLFNSGTRHPQMSSCYLLDSPLDELDSIYDRYHQVARLSKHAGGIGLSYSRIRSRGSLIRGTNGHSNGIVPFLKTLDASVAAVNQGGRRKGAAAVYLETWHSDIEEFLELRDNTGEDARRTHNLNLAHWIPDEFMRRVNADEQWSLFSPADVPELVDLWGDEFDAAYRKAEAAGLAKKTIPARDLYGRMMRTLAQTGNGWMTFKDAANRTANQTAEPGHVVHSSNLCTEILEVTDDGETAVCNLGSVNLGAFVDTTAGAIDWERLDEAVRTAVTFLDRVVDINFYPTEQAGRSNARWRPVGLGAMGLQDVFFKLRLPFDSPEAKALSTRIAERIMLAAYEASAELAERNGPLPAWEKTRTARGVLHPDHYGVEFSWPERWAALRARIARTGMRNSLLLAIAPTATIASIAGVYECIEPQVSNLFKRETLSGEFLQVNSYLVQDLKDLGVWDARTREALRDSSGSVQEFAWIPAEVRALYRTAWEIPQRGLIDMAAARTPYLDQAQSLNLFLETPTIGKLSSMYAYAWKSGLKTTYYLRSRPATRIARAAQAQTPATIPVQQVTSEEAVACSLENPESCEACQ; this is encoded by the coding sequence GTGACCATCGCGCCAGCCGACCCGGTTTCAGTCACCGAACTGGAGACCGACGGTCCCGGTACCGCGTTGCTGCGTACCCTGACCGAGCTGACCGCCGATCTGCCCGACGCCGACCCCGGCCGGGTCGCCGCCGCCGCCCTGCGCGGCCGGTCCGCCCGGGCCGACGAGGCGGAGCTGCGCGAGCTGGCCACGGAGGGGGCCGCGGGCCTGATCTCCGAGGACCCCGCCTACTCGAAACTGGCCGCCCGGCTGCTGACGATCAGCATCGCCGCGGAGGCCGCCTCCCAGGGCGTCACGTCGTTCACCGGATCGGTCGCCGTCGGCCACCGCGAGGGCCTGATCGCCGACCGCACCGCCGAGTTCGTGCGCCTCCACGCGGTCCGCCTCGACGCCCTGATCGACGAGCGGGCCGACGACCGCTTCGGCTACTTCGGGCTCCGTACCCTGCACAGCCGCTACCTCCTGCGGCACCCGATCACCCGCAAGGTCGTCGAGACACCGCAGCACTTCCTGCTGCGCGTCGCCTCCGGCCTCGCCGAGGACGACACGCCCCGTTCCGTGGACGAGGTCGCCGCGCTCTACGGGCTGATGAGCCGTCTGGACTACCTCCCGTCCTCCCCCACGCTCTTCAACTCCGGTACCCGGCACCCCCAGATGTCGTCCTGCTACCTGCTCGACTCCCCGCTGGACGAGCTGGACTCCATCTACGACCGCTACCACCAGGTGGCCCGGCTGTCGAAGCACGCGGGCGGCATCGGACTGTCGTACTCCCGTATCCGCAGCCGCGGTTCGCTGATCCGGGGCACCAACGGGCACTCCAACGGCATCGTGCCGTTCCTGAAGACGCTCGACGCCTCGGTCGCCGCGGTGAACCAGGGCGGCCGGCGCAAGGGCGCGGCCGCGGTCTACCTGGAGACCTGGCACTCCGACATCGAGGAGTTCCTGGAGCTGCGGGACAACACCGGTGAGGACGCCCGCCGGACGCACAACCTGAACCTCGCGCACTGGATCCCGGACGAGTTCATGCGCCGGGTCAACGCCGACGAGCAGTGGTCGCTGTTCTCCCCCGCCGACGTGCCCGAGCTCGTCGACCTGTGGGGCGACGAGTTCGACGCGGCCTACCGCAAGGCGGAGGCGGCCGGCCTCGCCAAGAAGACCATCCCCGCCCGTGACCTCTACGGCCGCATGATGCGCACTCTCGCGCAGACCGGCAACGGCTGGATGACCTTCAAGGACGCGGCCAACCGCACCGCCAACCAGACGGCCGAGCCGGGCCACGTCGTGCACTCCTCCAACCTCTGCACGGAGATCCTGGAGGTCACGGACGACGGCGAGACGGCGGTCTGCAACCTGGGTTCGGTGAACCTCGGCGCGTTCGTCGACACGACGGCCGGGGCGATCGACTGGGAGCGTCTGGACGAGGCCGTCCGCACGGCCGTCACCTTCCTCGACCGGGTCGTCGACATCAACTTCTACCCGACCGAGCAGGCGGGCCGCTCCAACGCCCGCTGGCGCCCGGTCGGCCTGGGCGCGATGGGCCTCCAGGACGTCTTCTTCAAGCTGCGACTGCCCTTCGACTCGCCCGAGGCGAAGGCGCTGTCCACCCGGATCGCCGAGCGCATCATGCTCGCCGCCTACGAGGCCTCCGCCGAGCTGGCCGAGCGCAACGGCCCGCTGCCGGCCTGGGAGAAGACCCGTACGGCCAGGGGCGTGCTGCACCCGGACCACTACGGCGTGGAGTTCAGCTGGCCCGAGCGCTGGGCGGCCCTGCGCGCACGGATCGCGCGGACCGGCATGCGCAACTCCCTGCTGCTCGCCATCGCCCCCACCGCCACCATCGCGTCCATCGCGGGCGTGTACGAGTGCATCGAGCCGCAGGTGTCCAACCTGTTCAAGCGCGAGACGCTGTCCGGCGAGTTCCTCCAGGTCAACTCCTACCTGGTGCAGGACCTCAAGGACCTCGGCGTCTGGGACGCCCGCACCCGTGAGGCGCTGCGCGACTCCAGCGGCTCGGTGCAGGAGTTCGCCTGGATCCCGGCGGAGGTGCGCGCCCTGTACCGCACGGCGTGGGAGATCCCGCAGCGCGGCCTGATCGACATGGCCGCCGCCCGCACCCCGTACCTGGACCAGGCCCAGTCCCTGAACCTGTTCCTGGAGACGCCGACCATCGGCAAGCTCTCCTCGATGTACGCGTACGCCTGGAAGTCGGGCCTGAAGACGACGTACTACCTGCGCTCCCGCCCGGCGACCCGTATCGCCCGCGCGGCCCAGGCGCAGACCCCCGCCACCATCCCCGTGCAGCAGGTGACCTCGGAAGAGGCCGTCGCCTGCTCCCTTGAGAACCCCGAGTCCTGCGAGGCCTGCCAGTAA
- the mctP gene encoding monocarboxylate uptake permease MctP translates to MKDGVNGVALAVFIFFFLAVTVMGFLAARWRKAENDSLDEWGLGGRSFGTWVTWFLLGGDLYTAYTFVAVPAAIYAAGAAGFFAVPYTILVYPLIFTFLPRLWSVSHKHGYVTTSDFVRGRFGSKGLSLAVAVTGILATMPYIALQLVGIQAVLDVMGVGGGEDTNWFVKDLPLLIAFGVLAAYTYSSGLRAPALIAFVKDTLIYIVIAVAIIYIPIKLGGFDDIFAKAGEAFSQTNPATGKPRGALAPAEPGQWTYATLALGSALALFMYPHSITATLSSRSREVIRRNTTILPLYSLMLGLLALLGFMAIAAGVKVTNGQLAIPQLFEDMFPSWFAGVAFAAIGIGALVPAAIMSIAAANLFTRNIYKDFIKPDATPAQETKVSKLVSLLVKVGALVFVLTMDKTVAINFQLLGGIWILQTFPALVGGLFTRWFHRWALLAGWAVGMVYGTFAAYGVASPTQKHFGGSSKEIPGIGEIGYIGLTAFLINVVVTVVLTFVLKAAKAPDGIDETKPEDYTADAGDPGVAVELPPATAGAGH, encoded by the coding sequence GTGAAGGACGGCGTGAACGGCGTCGCGCTCGCCGTCTTCATCTTCTTCTTCCTGGCCGTCACGGTCATGGGCTTCCTGGCCGCGCGCTGGCGCAAGGCCGAGAACGACAGCCTCGACGAATGGGGCCTCGGCGGCCGGTCGTTCGGCACCTGGGTCACCTGGTTCCTGCTCGGCGGCGACCTGTACACCGCGTACACCTTCGTCGCCGTACCCGCGGCGATCTACGCGGCGGGCGCGGCCGGCTTCTTCGCGGTGCCGTACACGATCCTCGTCTACCCGCTGATCTTCACCTTCCTGCCCCGACTGTGGTCGGTGTCCCACAAGCACGGCTATGTGACGACCTCGGACTTCGTGCGCGGCCGGTTCGGCTCGAAGGGCCTGTCGCTGGCGGTCGCCGTCACCGGCATCCTGGCGACGATGCCGTACATCGCGCTCCAGCTGGTCGGCATCCAGGCCGTGCTCGACGTGATGGGCGTCGGCGGCGGCGAGGACACCAACTGGTTCGTGAAGGACCTGCCGCTGCTGATCGCGTTCGGCGTGCTGGCGGCCTACACCTACTCCTCGGGTCTGCGGGCCCCCGCACTGATCGCGTTCGTGAAGGACACGCTGATCTACATCGTCATCGCGGTGGCGATCATCTACATCCCGATCAAGCTGGGCGGGTTCGACGACATCTTCGCCAAGGCGGGCGAGGCGTTCAGCCAGACCAACCCGGCGACGGGCAAGCCGCGCGGCGCGCTGGCACCGGCGGAACCCGGCCAGTGGACGTACGCCACGCTGGCGTTGGGCTCGGCGCTGGCGCTGTTCATGTACCCGCACTCGATCACGGCGACGCTGTCGTCCCGCAGCCGTGAGGTGATCCGCCGCAACACCACGATCCTGCCGCTGTACTCCCTGATGCTGGGCCTGCTGGCGCTGCTGGGCTTCATGGCGATCGCGGCCGGGGTCAAGGTCACCAACGGACAGTTGGCGATCCCGCAGCTGTTCGAGGACATGTTCCCGTCCTGGTTCGCGGGGGTGGCGTTCGCGGCGATCGGCATCGGCGCGCTCGTGCCCGCGGCCATCATGTCGATCGCGGCCGCGAACCTCTTCACCCGCAACATCTACAAGGACTTCATCAAGCCGGACGCGACGCCCGCGCAGGAGACGAAGGTCTCCAAGCTGGTCTCGCTGCTGGTGAAGGTGGGCGCCCTGGTCTTCGTCCTCACCATGGACAAGACGGTCGCCATCAACTTCCAGCTGCTGGGCGGGATCTGGATCCTCCAGACGTTCCCGGCCCTGGTCGGCGGCCTCTTCACCCGCTGGTTCCACCGCTGGGCCCTGCTCGCCGGCTGGGCGGTCGGCATGGTCTACGGCACCTTCGCCGCTTACGGTGTCGCCTCCCCGACCCAGAAGCACTTCGGCGGCTCGTCGAAGGAGATCCCGGGCATCGGCGAGATCGGCTACATCGGTCTCACGGCGTTCCTGATCAACGTCGTCGTCACGGTGGTGCTGACCTTCGTCCTGAAGGCGGCCAAGGCCCCCGACGGCATCGACGAGACGAAGCCGGAGGACTACACGGCGGACGCGGGCGACCCGGGCGTGGCGGTCGAGCTGCCCCCGGCGACGGCGGGCGCCGGTCACTAG
- a CDS encoding DUF3311 domain-containing protein codes for MSDEKTREPVVTPARVAIALCLIAPFVAMLWVGSYAKVDPAFIGIPFFYWYQMLWVPLSAALTVTAYKLWQRDQRGRAGSSSAKGGASE; via the coding sequence ATGTCCGACGAGAAAACGAGGGAACCGGTGGTGACGCCTGCGCGCGTCGCCATCGCCCTCTGTCTGATCGCACCCTTCGTGGCAATGCTGTGGGTGGGTTCGTACGCGAAGGTGGATCCGGCGTTCATAGGGATCCCCTTCTTCTACTGGTACCAGATGCTGTGGGTGCCCCTCTCCGCCGCGCTCACCGTGACCGCGTACAAGCTGTGGCAGCGTGACCAGCGCGGCCGCGCGGGCTCTTCTTCCGCGAAGGGTGGTGCGTCGGAGTGA
- a CDS encoding GntR family transcriptional regulator, whose translation MSTDVSSAENEGGATVRTARVPKYYRLKKHLLDITETQSPGTPVPPERTLAAEFDTSRTTVRQALQELVVEGRLERIQGKGTFVAKPKVSQALQLTSYTEDMRAQGLEPTSQLLDIGYITADDRLADLLDITAGVRVLRIERLRMANGEPMAIETTHLSAKRFPALRRSLVKYTSLYTALAEVYDVRLAEAEETIETSLATPREAGLLGTDVGLPMLMLSRHSLDQEGRPVEWVRSVYRGDRYKFVARLKRPTE comes from the coding sequence ATGAGCACCGACGTCAGCAGTGCGGAGAACGAGGGTGGGGCGACCGTCCGTACCGCGCGTGTGCCCAAGTACTACCGCCTGAAAAAACACCTGCTCGACATCACGGAGACACAGTCTCCGGGCACCCCGGTCCCGCCGGAGCGCACCCTGGCGGCCGAGTTCGACACCTCGCGCACGACCGTCCGCCAGGCCCTCCAGGAACTCGTCGTCGAGGGCCGCCTCGAGCGCATCCAGGGCAAGGGCACCTTCGTCGCCAAGCCGAAGGTGTCCCAGGCGCTCCAACTCACCTCGTACACCGAGGACATGCGGGCCCAGGGCCTCGAGCCGACCTCGCAGCTCCTGGACATCGGCTACATCACCGCCGACGACCGCCTCGCCGACCTCCTCGACATAACGGCCGGCGTACGGGTGCTGCGCATCGAGCGTCTGCGCATGGCCAACGGCGAACCGATGGCCATCGAGACGACCCATCTGTCGGCGAAGCGCTTCCCGGCCCTGCGCAGGTCACTGGTCAAGTACACCTCGCTGTACACCGCCCTCGCCGAGGTCTACGACGTCCGTCTCGCCGAGGCCGAGGAGACCATCGAGACCTCGCTGGCCACTCCGCGCGAGGCGGGCCTGCTGGGCACCGACGTGGGCCTGCCGATGCTGATGCTCTCCCGCCACTCGCTGGACCAGGAGGGCCGGCCGGTGGAGTGGGTGCGGTCGGTGTACCGGGGCGACCGGTACAAGTTCGTGGCACGGCTGAAGCGGCCCACCGAGTAG
- a CDS encoding extracellular solute-binding protein has product MKRKLIAAIGIAGMMVSIAACGDDSGSGDSKGTDAKELTVWLTVDAQNNWPELVKAADAAVQKAHPGVKINHEYYGWPDKNAKLDAVLATDKAPDVVEMGNTEMLGYMVKGAFAPLDAAKFDNSSAWLDGLKASVTYDGKTYGVPYYAGGRVANWRKDLFASAGVKTTPKTYTELTAALDKVQKKEGDKFSAWYQPTRDWYAAMSFVYDAGGSIAKEEGGEWKANLSSPESVKGLTEFKNVLDKYMHGDKTKDESDRYIVYGQGKSGMIFAPAWEGATAAAKENDKTGKLANNVENFVMPGPSGKNLPVFLGGSDLAVPVKSDAQALAAEWINAFTGPSGQKGLIAKGNLPNNKTDLATLKSDPATAVPATAAESNWFVPMAPGWGQVEKAQVLQTMLQSIGTGKKTVEAAAKDADAAIDKVINTK; this is encoded by the coding sequence GTGAAGCGCAAGCTGATAGCCGCGATCGGTATCGCGGGCATGATGGTCTCCATCGCGGCGTGCGGGGACGACAGTGGCAGCGGGGACTCGAAGGGCACCGACGCCAAGGAGCTGACGGTCTGGCTGACCGTCGACGCGCAGAACAACTGGCCCGAGCTGGTGAAGGCGGCCGACGCGGCGGTGCAGAAGGCGCACCCCGGCGTCAAGATCAACCACGAGTACTACGGCTGGCCGGACAAGAACGCCAAGCTGGACGCGGTTCTCGCCACCGACAAGGCCCCCGACGTCGTCGAGATGGGCAACACCGAGATGCTCGGCTACATGGTCAAGGGCGCCTTCGCCCCCCTCGACGCCGCCAAGTTCGACAACTCCTCCGCCTGGCTCGACGGCCTCAAGGCCTCGGTGACCTACGACGGCAAGACCTACGGCGTCCCGTACTACGCGGGCGGCCGGGTCGCCAACTGGCGCAAGGACCTCTTCGCCTCGGCGGGCGTCAAGACCACGCCGAAGACGTACACCGAGCTGACCGCCGCCCTGGACAAGGTCCAGAAGAAGGAGGGCGACAAGTTCTCCGCCTGGTACCAGCCCACCCGTGACTGGTACGCGGCCATGTCCTTCGTCTACGACGCCGGCGGCTCGATCGCCAAGGAGGAGGGCGGCGAGTGGAAGGCCAACCTCTCCTCGCCCGAGTCCGTCAAGGGCCTCACCGAGTTCAAGAACGTCCTCGACAAGTACATGCACGGCGACAAGACCAAGGACGAGTCCGACCGTTACATCGTCTACGGCCAGGGCAAGTCCGGCATGATCTTCGCCCCCGCCTGGGAGGGCGCGACCGCCGCGGCGAAGGAGAACGACAAGACCGGCAAGCTCGCGAACAACGTCGAGAACTTCGTGATGCCCGGCCCGTCCGGCAAGAACCTCCCCGTCTTCCTGGGCGGCTCCGACCTCGCCGTCCCGGTGAAGTCGGACGCGCAGGCCCTCGCCGCCGAGTGGATCAACGCGTTCACCGGCCCGTCCGGCCAGAAGGGCCTGATCGCCAAGGGCAACCTGCCCAACAACAAGACCGACCTCGCGACCCTCAAGAGCGATCCGGCCACCGCGGTCCCGGCCACCGCCGCCGAGTCCAACTGGTTCGTCCCGATGGCTCCCGGCTGGGGCCAGGTCGAGAAGGCCCAGGTGCTCCAGACCATGCTCCAGAGCATCGGCACCGGCAAGAAGACGGTCGAGGCCGCCGCGAAGGACGCGGACGCCGCGATCGACAAGGTCATCAACACCAAGTGA
- a CDS encoding carbohydrate ABC transporter permease, with the protein MSAADTTTAKVPPTRQSPPPPPVVPRPRGRRSSGGAATPWLLLAPCLLVLALVMGYPLVRLVTLSFQKFGQSQLWGFQPAESVGFDNFTGVLGDGEFWQVVIRTIVFAAGCVIFTMVIGMLIALLLQRVSGWVKTLVNIALVAGWGMPVIVATTVFKWLFDADYGILNAVLSRLPGVELIGHNWFASGPQGLAVIMLLVVWGAVPFVVITLSAGLTQVPAELEEAARLDGAGAWGVFRYVTLPILKPIIVMLTTLSVIWDMGVFPQVFVMRNGHPEAEFQILTTYSYDRAFVVNDYGQGSAIALITVLLLLGVVAVYMRQMLKIGEVE; encoded by the coding sequence ATGAGTGCCGCAGACACGACCACTGCCAAAGTGCCGCCGACGCGGCAGTCGCCGCCACCACCACCCGTGGTGCCAAGACCACGCGGCCGCCGGAGTTCCGGCGGGGCCGCGACCCCCTGGCTGCTCCTCGCCCCCTGCCTGCTGGTCCTCGCCCTGGTGATGGGCTATCCGCTGGTCCGGCTGGTCACCCTCTCCTTCCAGAAGTTCGGGCAGTCCCAGCTGTGGGGCTTCCAGCCGGCCGAGTCGGTCGGCTTCGACAACTTCACGGGCGTGCTGGGCGACGGCGAGTTCTGGCAGGTCGTCATCCGCACGATCGTCTTCGCGGCCGGCTGCGTGATCTTCACGATGGTCATCGGGATGCTGATCGCGCTGCTCCTCCAGCGGGTCTCCGGCTGGGTGAAGACCCTGGTGAACATCGCGCTCGTGGCCGGCTGGGGCATGCCGGTCATCGTCGCCACCACCGTCTTCAAGTGGCTGTTCGACGCCGACTACGGCATCCTCAACGCGGTCCTGAGCAGGCTGCCGGGCGTCGAGCTGATCGGCCACAACTGGTTCGCCAGCGGCCCGCAGGGGCTGGCGGTCATCATGCTCCTGGTCGTCTGGGGCGCCGTGCCCTTCGTGGTCATCACCCTCAGCGCCGGCCTCACCCAGGTCCCGGCCGAACTGGAGGAGGCCGCCCGCCTCGACGGCGCGGGCGCCTGGGGCGTCTTCCGGTACGTCACCCTGCCCATCCTCAAGCCGATCATCGTGATGCTCACGACCCTGTCGGTCATCTGGGACATGGGCGTCTTCCCCCAGGTCTTCGTCATGCGCAACGGACACCCGGAAGCCGAGTTCCAGATCCTGACGACGTACTCCTACGACCGCGCCTTCGTCGTCAACGACTACGGACAGGGCTCGGCGATCGCCCTGATCACCGTGTTGCTGCTGCTCGGGGTGGTCGCCGTCTACATGCGCCAGATGCTGAAGATCGGAGAGGTCGAATGA
- a CDS encoding carbohydrate ABC transporter permease: protein MSAVASEASRAGSRSGRRRSKSGWNLLGLLVFAVAGFPVYWMLNTAFKPAKDAIDPDPSLLPTGITLDNFSRALHIADFWGPVGRSLLVSLAVVAIGVVVGMLAALAISRFAFRGRKIVIVGILAVQMVPLVAMIIPVFLLLNDLGQYDKLSGLILTYLTFILPFTVWTLRGFIVNIPKELEEAAMVDGCSRTGAFVRVVFPLLAPGMVATSVYGFIQAWNEYLYALMLLSQKNQTATVWLSNFSTKHGTEYAPMMAGATMMALPIVALFLLVQRKMAAGLTAGAVKG from the coding sequence ATGAGCGCCGTTGCCTCCGAGGCGAGCCGGGCGGGAAGCCGGTCCGGGCGCCGCAGGTCGAAGTCCGGCTGGAACCTCCTGGGCCTGCTCGTCTTCGCCGTCGCGGGCTTCCCCGTCTACTGGATGCTGAACACCGCGTTCAAGCCGGCGAAGGACGCCATCGATCCGGACCCGAGCCTGCTGCCGACGGGAATCACCCTCGACAACTTCAGCCGCGCGCTGCACATCGCCGACTTCTGGGGCCCGGTGGGCCGCAGCCTGCTCGTCTCCCTGGCGGTCGTCGCGATCGGCGTCGTCGTCGGCATGCTGGCCGCCCTGGCCATCTCCCGGTTCGCCTTCCGCGGCCGCAAGATCGTGATCGTGGGCATCCTGGCCGTCCAGATGGTCCCGCTGGTCGCCATGATCATCCCGGTCTTCCTGCTCCTGAACGACCTGGGCCAGTACGACAAGCTCTCCGGCCTGATCCTCACGTACCTGACCTTCATCCTCCCCTTCACGGTGTGGACGCTGCGCGGCTTCATCGTCAACATCCCGAAGGAGCTGGAGGAGGCCGCGATGGTCGACGGCTGCTCCCGCACCGGGGCCTTCGTCCGGGTGGTCTTCCCCCTGCTGGCCCCGGGCATGGTCGCCACCTCGGTCTACGGCTTCATCCAGGCCTGGAACGAGTACCTCTACGCCCTGATGCTGCTCAGCCAGAAGAACCAGACGGCCACCGTCTGGCTCAGCAACTTCTCCACCAAGCACGGCACCGAGTACGCCCCGATGATGGCCGGCGCCACGATGATGGCCCTACCGATCGTCGCCCTGTTCCTCCTCGTCCAGCGCAAGATGGCCGCGGGGCTGACCGCGGGCGCCGTGAAGGGATAA
- a CDS encoding glycoside hydrolase family 3 protein, with product MTTIASGTDTLTRDALTVLQPGFPGTTAPDWLLRRLGEGLASVGLFGRNIASPEQLASLTAQLRAERDDVLVAIDEEGGDVTRLEVRTGSSFPGNHALGAVDDVSLTLEVAAELGRRLAECGVNLNWAPSADVNSNPANPVIGVRSFGADPGLVARHTAAYVTGLQSAGVAACTKHFPGHGDTAVDSHHALPRIDADPAVLTERELTPFRAAIAAGTRAVMSAHILVPALDPARPATLSPRILTTLLREELGYDGLIVTDGMEMQAVAATYGIERGSVLAVAAGADAICVGGGLADDETVRRLRDALVTAVRTGELPEQRLADAAERVRTLARWTAPGRAAAAGTGEGTRAGRSAGRADVGLIAARRALRLTGDDVFTPLTDPPFVAALTPVANIAVGDETPWGVAAELGRLLPGTETGSFAGTDAGHAALVAAGERRIVAVVRDEHRHPWMAAALDTLLTARPDTVVVEMGVPQAPPRGALHIATHGAARVCGRAAAEVIAAGTHA from the coding sequence ATGACGACAATCGCCAGCGGCACCGACACTCTCACCCGTGACGCCCTGACGGTCCTCCAACCCGGCTTCCCCGGCACCACCGCCCCCGACTGGCTGCTGCGCCGCCTGGGCGAGGGCCTGGCGTCGGTGGGCCTGTTCGGCCGGAACATCGCCTCGCCGGAACAACTCGCCTCGCTGACAGCGCAGTTGCGCGCGGAGCGGGACGACGTCCTGGTCGCGATCGACGAGGAGGGCGGAGACGTCACGCGCCTGGAGGTGCGCACCGGCTCCAGCTTCCCCGGCAACCACGCGCTGGGCGCGGTGGACGACGTCTCGCTCACGCTGGAGGTGGCCGCGGAGCTGGGCCGCCGCCTCGCGGAGTGCGGCGTCAACCTCAACTGGGCGCCCTCCGCCGACGTGAACTCCAACCCCGCGAACCCGGTCATCGGGGTCCGCTCCTTCGGCGCCGACCCCGGACTGGTCGCCCGGCACACCGCCGCCTACGTCACCGGCCTTCAGTCGGCGGGCGTGGCGGCCTGCACCAAGCACTTCCCGGGGCACGGCGACACGGCCGTCGACTCCCACCACGCGCTCCCGCGCATAGACGCCGACCCCGCGGTCCTGACGGAACGCGAACTGACCCCGTTCCGCGCCGCCATCGCCGCCGGCACCCGCGCCGTGATGAGCGCGCACATCCTGGTCCCCGCCCTGGACCCGGCCCGACCGGCGACACTGTCCCCGCGCATCCTCACCACCCTGCTCCGCGAGGAACTCGGCTACGACGGCCTGATCGTCACCGACGGCATGGAGATGCAGGCCGTCGCCGCGACCTACGGCATCGAGCGCGGCAGCGTCCTGGCCGTCGCGGCCGGCGCCGACGCCATCTGCGTGGGCGGCGGCCTGGCGGACGACGAGACGGTACGCCGCCTGCGCGACGCCCTGGTCACCGCCGTCCGCACGGGCGAACTCCCCGAGCAACGCCTCGCGGACGCGGCGGAACGGGTGCGGACACTGGCCCGCTGGACGGCTCCGGGGCGCGCGGCCGCGGCCGGCACCGGCGAGGGGACGCGCGCGGGCCGGAGCGCCGGGCGAGCCGATGTCGGGCTGATCGCCGCCCGCCGGGCGCTGCGCCTCACTGGCGACGACGTCTTCACCCCGCTCACCGACCCGCCGTTCGTCGCCGCGCTCACCCCGGTCGCGAACATCGCCGTCGGTGACGAGACCCCGTGGGGCGTGGCCGCTGAGCTGGGCCGGCTGCTGCCGGGGACGGAGACCGGCAGCTTCGCGGGCACGGACGCGGGACACGCGGCGCTGGTCGCGGCGGGGGAGCGGCGGATCGTCGCCGTGGTCCGTGACGAGCACCGGCATCCCTGGATGGCGGCGGCCCTCGACACCCTCCTCACGGCGCGCCCGGACACGGTCGTCGTCGAGATGGGCGTCCCCCAGGCCCCGCCCCGCGGCGCCCTGCACATCGCCACCCACGGCGCGGCCCGGGTGTGCGGCCGCGCGGCGGCGGAGGTCATCGCGGCCGGCACGCACGCCTGA
- the nagB gene encoding glucosamine-6-phosphate deaminase, translated as MEVVIVADARSGGELIAEAMAQLLRRKPDALLGVATGSTPLPIYQALAAEARTGSVDTARARIAQLDEYVGLPAEHPESYRSVLRREVLEPLGIGMEAFLGPDGTATDVQAACEAYDRALAAAGGVDLQLLGIGTDGHIGFNEPCSSLASRTRIKTLTEQTRVDNARFFDGDIEQVPHHVITQGIGTILEARHLVLLATGEGKADAVAATVEGPVAAVCPASALQLHPHATVVVDEAAASKLKLAEYFRHTYANKPAWQGI; from the coding sequence GTGGAAGTTGTCATCGTTGCGGACGCCCGGTCGGGCGGCGAGCTCATCGCCGAGGCCATGGCGCAGCTCCTGCGGCGCAAGCCGGACGCCCTGCTCGGCGTGGCCACCGGCTCCACCCCGCTGCCCATCTACCAGGCGCTGGCGGCCGAGGCGCGCACCGGATCGGTGGACACCGCGCGGGCGCGGATCGCCCAGCTCGACGAGTACGTGGGCCTGCCCGCCGAGCACCCCGAGTCCTACCGTTCGGTGCTGCGGCGTGAGGTGCTGGAGCCGCTGGGCATCGGCATGGAGGCCTTCCTCGGGCCGGACGGCACGGCCACGGACGTGCAGGCCGCGTGCGAGGCGTACGACCGCGCGCTGGCCGCGGCCGGCGGAGTGGACCTCCAGCTGCTCGGGATCGGCACCGACGGGCACATCGGGTTCAACGAGCCGTGCTCCTCGCTGGCCTCGCGCACCCGGATCAAGACGCTCACCGAGCAGACCCGCGTCGACAACGCGCGCTTCTTCGACGGCGACATCGAGCAGGTCCCGCACCACGTCATCACGCAGGGCATCGGCACGATCCTGGAGGCGCGGCACCTGGTGCTGCTCGCCACCGGGGAGGGCAAGGCGGACGCCGTCGCGGCCACCGTCGAGGGGCCGGTCGCCGCGGTGTGCCCGGCCTCCGCGCTCCAGCTGCACCCGCACGCGACGGTCGTCGTCGACGAGGCCGCCGCGTCCAAGCTGAAGCTCGCGGAGTACTTCCGGCACACGTACGCCAACAAGCCCGCGTGGCAGGGCATCTGA